In Candidatus Epulonipiscium viviparus, one DNA window encodes the following:
- a CDS encoding L,D-transpeptidase, translating to MKNKVLLGAISLFFSMHSSTFAKPIDFLETQNLFSDINISDEEKQNWLIEIGMLQGTLAQTKYAQINGQNVALYTYDNVDYVFTNPGINNMNTTQAILTANSPANLNFTLSDQILTSGALETYFLHGSNGIYVPINSLSNIFSIANNGNYYSLVEKKNSELNNLLQTSSYGIHNLTSNLLSVTYEDNYSQTWEIENLFPQYTYGINADNINITKIEQNGETIYTPPKVVDTTAEFNKIVATNTQYVQQKITAKNEQLEATRLAEEARIAEETKKAEEARKAAEAQKAAEAQKAAEAQKAAEAKKLEETNKTLDSIDDFDAQVEFIEAVKKAEESRIAEEARIAKEIYQVEETRISLELQQAQKARDDIQAMVDTEKARLDTLANNKTTPLTSAEQAVLTALTNAVKVSQSQVDTEQAKLDALAKAESARAQAEKAALKAADQARINSLTKIETEKAKAQVQAQNLEAVFPAYIIKGKMRYSTNGLKAGQEVTIHMAEDGYSYYIDTNNYLETKTGLVVVPWDSVSLYNDPPVNKNRATTEQIETYVNSLGLTSKTNRLVWTDLHRQRTYIFEKEDGKWVLFKDLICSTGKRKSPTPRGIYSLTAYVPYFGVNKGYMAKNAVQFFGDYLYHSIIFDKTGSYLLEGYGVLGDRASQGCIRFDPDVSEWFYKNMKLGTAVYIN from the coding sequence CAAGGCACTCTTGCACAAACAAAGTACGCACAAATAAATGGACAAAATGTAGCTTTATATACGTATGATAACGTGGATTATGTCTTTACCAATCCAGGTATAAACAACATGAATACAACGCAGGCCATTCTGACCGCCAACTCTCCTGCAAATCTCAACTTTACATTGTCAGATCAGATACTAACATCCGGAGCACTCGAAACTTATTTTTTACACGGTAGCAATGGGATTTACGTTCCAATAAACTCTCTTTCAAACATCTTTTCTATTGCAAATAACGGCAATTATTATTCCTTGGTCGAGAAAAAAAATAGTGAACTAAACAATCTTTTGCAAACATCCAGTTATGGGATTCACAATTTAACTTCAAATTTATTGAGTGTTACATATGAGGACAACTATAGTCAAACGTGGGAAATTGAAAATTTGTTTCCACAGTATACTTATGGTATAAATGCAGACAACATCAACATTACAAAAATCGAACAAAATGGTGAAACTATCTATACTCCTCCAAAAGTTGTAGATACTACCGCAGAATTTAATAAAATTGTAGCGACCAACACGCAGTATGTACAACAAAAAATAACGGCCAAAAATGAACAACTTGAAGCAACACGATTGGCAGAAGAGGCACGAATAGCAGAAGAAACGAAAAAAGCCGAAGAGGCAAGAAAAGCTGCAGAAGCACAAAAAGCTGCAGAAGCACAAAAAGCCGCAGAAGCACAAAAAGCTGCAGAGGCGAAGAAGCTCGAAGAAACAAATAAAACGCTTGATTCTATCGACGATTTTGATGCACAAGTTGAGTTTATAGAGGCAGTTAAAAAAGCTGAAGAATCGAGAATAGCCGAAGAAGCTCGAATAGCAAAAGAAATTTACCAAGTAGAAGAGACACGCATTTCATTAGAATTACAACAAGCTCAAAAGGCACGCGATGATATCCAAGCAATGGTTGATACAGAAAAAGCTAGACTGGATACCCTCGCCAACAACAAAACTACACCTCTTACATCTGCAGAACAAGCAGTTCTCACAGCCTTAACAAACGCCGTAAAAGTTTCACAGAGCCAAGTAGATACAGAACAAGCAAAACTCGATGCACTTGCCAAAGCCGAATCCGCACGTGCTCAAGCCGAAAAGGCCGCACTTAAAGCTGCAGATCAAGCTCGAATAAATTCACTTACAAAAATAGAAACCGAAAAAGCTAAGGCTCAAGTTCAGGCACAAAATTTAGAAGCAGTGTTTCCAGCATATATTATTAAAGGCAAAATGAGGTATTCAACAAACGGATTAAAAGCTGGTCAGGAAGTAACTATTCATATGGCAGAAGACGGGTACAGCTATTATATCGATACCAACAATTATCTAGAAACTAAAACTGGCTTAGTAGTTGTTCCTTGGGATAGCGTTAGCTTATACAATGACCCTCCAGTAAACAAAAATAGAGCAACGACAGAGCAAATTGAAACATATGTAAATAGCTTAGGGCTCACCAGCAAAACTAATCGCTTGGTTTGGACCGATTTACATAGGCAAAGAACCTATATATTCGAAAAGGAAGATGGCAAATGGGTATTATTTAAAGATTTAATATGCTCTACCGGGAAACGCAAGTCACCAACTCCTCGAGGCATTTATTCATTGACTGCTTATGTTCCTTATTTTGGAGTTAACAAGGGCTATATGGCCAAAAATGCAGTGCAATTTTTTGGAGACTATTTATACCATTCCATTATTTTTGACAAAACTGGCAGCTATTTATTGGAGGGATACGGAGTGCTAGGCGACCGCGCATCTCAAGGCTGCATTAGGTTTGATCCAGATGTGAGTGAGTGGTTTTACAAAAACATGAAACTTGGTACCGCCGTTTATATTAACTAA
- a CDS encoding polysaccharide biosynthesis C-terminal domain-containing protein, with protein sequence MAKKEGLMFNTLISTSGSVATRLVGMCTMIYISNQIGAEGIGLYQLAMTIYMMAYMIASAGIITSVSKLVAEEVSCGWILRAKKVMNIFLVFGFIISLIITALVYTNATNLSILIVKDNRIVEGLKILSLSIPFMTLSACFKGFFYGTKDISKPASAEVLEQLVKFGLTIILLGVFGTHDLVMACMGMSLAITLGEILSFTYLGILYFANRITATQNKTTNIPEGRLLYKICNVLFPITASSYLTAVFVLLENTLIPSGLQDYGLSVVESVSIYGMVKGMVFPLLLFPTALLSACSTILTPEIAKASALKYSGRVESLSSRVLHLTLIIAFFIVIIFALYGDELGISVYNNAQVGTLLQIMVFMSPFMYIEIVIDGILKGLGEQKKCLEYRIVDAIFRILLMYFLIPKIGLNGLLATLILSNVISSILHINRLIEITHIPVNFTKWIFHPTLCALAAGLVTKSFLSDMLFKNMNTRINLSFSILFASLFYLVALFSLKNITPEELSIRK encoded by the coding sequence TTGGCGAAAAAAGAAGGTCTTATGTTTAACACATTAATATCAACATCAGGCTCCGTCGCTACAAGATTAGTCGGAATGTGTACTATGATATACATTTCAAATCAAATAGGAGCAGAAGGAATAGGCCTGTATCAACTCGCAATGACAATATACATGATGGCATATATGATTGCTTCCGCTGGCATTATTACATCTGTGTCAAAACTTGTAGCAGAAGAAGTTAGCTGTGGTTGGATATTGCGTGCTAAAAAAGTTATGAATATTTTTTTGGTCTTTGGCTTCATTATAAGTTTAATAATTACAGCATTAGTTTATACTAACGCCACTAATTTAAGCATTTTAATTGTCAAAGATAATAGAATTGTAGAAGGTCTCAAAATCCTCTCATTAAGCATTCCATTTATGACACTATCGGCTTGCTTTAAAGGATTTTTTTATGGTACTAAAGATATTTCAAAACCAGCAAGTGCAGAAGTTTTAGAGCAACTTGTTAAATTTGGGCTCACTATTATTTTACTAGGGGTATTTGGTACTCACGACTTGGTTATGGCATGTATGGGAATGAGCTTGGCCATAACATTGGGCGAAATTTTATCATTTACATATTTGGGGATTTTATATTTTGCAAATCGTATTACCGCGACTCAAAATAAAACAACTAATATACCAGAAGGACGATTACTCTATAAAATTTGTAATGTTCTATTTCCTATCACAGCATCGTCGTATCTAACTGCTGTATTTGTATTATTAGAAAATACACTCATTCCTAGTGGACTACAAGATTATGGCTTATCCGTTGTAGAAAGTGTAAGTATCTACGGAATGGTTAAAGGCATGGTCTTTCCACTATTATTATTTCCCACAGCGCTATTATCGGCTTGTTCTACAATTTTAACTCCAGAGATAGCCAAAGCTTCTGCTTTAAAATATTCTGGACGCGTTGAAAGTCTCAGTAGCCGAGTATTACATTTAACACTAATCATTGCATTTTTTATAGTAATTATCTTCGCATTATATGGTGACGAACTTGGTATTAGCGTATATAATAACGCTCAAGTTGGAACATTATTACAGATCATGGTATTTATGTCACCGTTTATGTATATAGAAATTGTGATAGATGGAATTCTTAAGGGATTGGGGGAACAAAAAAAATGTCTAGAATATAGAATTGTCGACGCAATCTTTAGAATATTATTGATGTATTTTTTAATTCCAAAAATTGGATTAAATGGACTACTCGCAACATTAATTTTAAGTAATGTGATTTCATCCATTTTGCATATCAATAGATTAATAGAAATTACTCATATTCCGGTAAACTTCACTAAGTGGATTTTTCATCCGACATTATGCGCTCTGGCAGCAGGTCTTGTTACCAAAAGCTTTTTATCTGACATGTTGTTTAAGAATATGAATACACGCATTAATTTATCTTTCAGCATACTTTTTGCTTCACTATTTTATTTAGTTGCACTATTTTCTCTCAAAAACATTACACCCGAAGAATTAAGCATTCGAAAATAA
- a CDS encoding LysM peptidoglycan-binding domain-containing protein, which produces MGKIIYEPKTSSREAQKKISKPEPSQEDIAIEYDPEYDPEYDPEYDSTYDEPNYDVAPEEYNPAYEPISNATQFSAIDEDVEEIDMVEKEIFIPEKKPAFRTTIDARALYEKLLNDSNSLKPIGDLDTEHIVYIEDYAHTYLYQYAFTNQHKELSAVLIGERYEENKETIIVGIIPIPQKYLSNDDLWLSEQGLQAVNKEKDKYFKGASIVGWLHMQPGYGTMVSSKEIKAHREFFRDKYSLLLLVDAVNKVETFFAYDEETLKEQTGYYLFYDQNPAMQEYMMDNPLLEVTESSETVPDRAVHQFRDSDSNRTKTQSSKQKSNFSLVAGCFAVLALAAVFARFSNDDTVLTQPVFNHEQEEENFPYQITSTNAQTNIIQPSTTPTIVPTAVIPTTPPAETVIPSVPTPPKSSPIDELLNNSTPVGSAAQIPDIPEPTVIIPTESINHEETIPAESTDVQSAEDFEVYTVEPGDTIRKISQKYFGDESYVHEILEWSGLEIEDGDKIWVGQKLKIRVNE; this is translated from the coding sequence ATGGGTAAAATAATATACGAGCCAAAAACTTCTTCAAGAGAAGCACAAAAGAAAATTTCTAAACCAGAACCTTCACAAGAGGACATTGCAATAGAATATGATCCGGAATATGATCCAGAATATGATCCAGAATATGATTCCACTTATGATGAACCTAATTATGACGTTGCTCCTGAGGAATATAATCCAGCGTACGAACCAATCTCTAATGCTACTCAATTTTCTGCAATCGATGAGGATGTCGAAGAAATAGATATGGTTGAAAAAGAAATTTTTATTCCAGAAAAAAAACCTGCGTTCCGAACAACAATCGATGCACGAGCTTTATACGAAAAATTATTAAATGATTCGAATTCATTAAAACCTATCGGTGATTTGGATACTGAGCATATTGTGTATATTGAGGATTATGCGCATACATACCTTTATCAATATGCTTTCACTAATCAACACAAAGAATTGTCTGCTGTCTTAATTGGTGAACGTTATGAAGAAAACAAGGAAACAATTATCGTTGGTATCATCCCTATTCCTCAGAAGTATTTATCTAATGATGATCTATGGTTAAGTGAACAAGGCTTGCAAGCCGTAAACAAAGAAAAAGATAAATATTTTAAAGGCGCAAGCATTGTAGGTTGGCTACATATGCAACCTGGTTATGGCACAATGGTAAGTTCTAAAGAAATTAAAGCGCATCGCGAATTTTTTAGAGATAAATATTCTTTACTATTATTAGTTGATGCTGTAAATAAGGTAGAAACATTTTTTGCATATGATGAAGAAACCCTAAAAGAACAAACTGGATATTATTTATTCTATGATCAGAACCCTGCTATGCAAGAATATATGATGGACAACCCATTACTTGAAGTAACAGAATCTTCTGAAACAGTTCCTGATAGAGCCGTTCATCAATTTAGAGACTCTGATTCTAATCGTACAAAGACCCAGAGTTCAAAACAAAAATCTAATTTTTCGCTAGTGGCCGGTTGTTTTGCTGTTCTTGCGTTAGCGGCGGTCTTTGCTAGATTTTCTAATGACGATACTGTACTCACACAACCAGTATTTAATCACGAACAAGAAGAAGAAAACTTTCCATATCAAATTACTAGTACTAATGCACAAACCAATATTATCCAGCCATCAACCACGCCAACCATTGTCCCTACCGCTGTAATACCAACAACACCACCTGCAGAAACTGTAATTCCTTCAGTTCCTACTCCACCAAAATCTTCTCCGATTGATGAATTATTAAATAACTCTACGCCTGTAGGCTCGGCAGCTCAAATACCAGACATTCCAGAGCCAACAGTAATTATACCTACCGAATCTATTAATCACGAGGAAACTATCCCCGCAGAGTCTACTGATGTTCAAAGCGCAGAAGATTTTGAAGTTTATACAGTAGAACCTGGCGATACAATTAGAAAGATCAGTCAAAAATATTTTGGAGATGAGTCCTATGTTCATGAAATTTTGGAATGGAGTGGTTTAGAAATAGAAGATGGCGATAAGATTTGGGTGGGACAAAAACTTAAGATTCGTGTAAATGAATAA
- the yyaC gene encoding spore protease YyaC yields MFVVSAIETVKKDSDYVNINNPHHFHDFCQLLYKYLNLYLPLYNNELVLLCIGTDRATGDSLGPLVGYKLKDFKHNNIHIFGTLDKPVHAKNLIETLAYVKLLYPNALIISVDACLGSLDKVGSVSIGEGSIRPGAGLKKDLPSVGDLHIIGIVNVSTSMNMAVLQNTRLSLVMNMADLISLGVRHCISLYNYRMSIKK; encoded by the coding sequence GTGTTTGTTGTAAGTGCAATAGAGACAGTAAAAAAAGATTCAGATTATGTAAATATAAATAATCCACACCATTTCCATGACTTTTGCCAACTATTATATAAATATTTAAACCTATACCTTCCTCTTTACAATAATGAACTTGTTCTGTTGTGTATCGGAACAGACCGTGCAACTGGAGACAGCCTTGGACCTTTAGTAGGGTACAAATTGAAAGACTTTAAACATAACAATATCCACATTTTTGGTACGCTAGATAAACCTGTCCATGCCAAAAATTTGATTGAAACACTTGCCTATGTAAAGCTTTTGTATCCAAATGCCTTGATTATTTCGGTAGATGCTTGTCTTGGCTCTTTAGATAAAGTAGGCAGTGTTTCAATTGGAGAAGGATCGATTCGACCCGGAGCTGGTCTAAAAAAAGATCTCCCTTCTGTAGGAGATCTTCATATAATAGGTATAGTAAATGTTAGTACCTCAATGAATATGGCTGTATTACAAAACACCAGGCTTTCATTAGTGATGAATATGGCTGACCTAATTTCATTAGGAGTTAGACATTGTATAAGTTTATATAACTATAGAATGAGCATAAAAAAATAA
- the glgA gene encoding glycogen synthase GlgA: MTKNKKQLKCLFVSSEVVPFAKTGGLADVAGALPAELITLGLDVRVVLPYYRTVHFKLPEDQLTHVTGYDISLGWRHQYADILYKSTDVPTYFIKNDHYFNRDGLYGYGDDCERFAFFCKVVAELICRIDFVPDIVHCNDWQTGPISLLIKDKYFWDSKYQNIKCVFTIHNMKYQGLFGREALDFLELNDGYANSDKLEFNGGYSFMKAGLLYADHINTVSPTYMEELKTPTYGCGLDNLLREQLYWKSSGIINGIDTKRYNPKTDPALYYNFDINSLELKEKNKKMFKKQYGLKEDNSMLVSIISRLTDQKGFDLMKHTIFGQWVMDKIMELGIQFVVLGTGDQEYENMFRHFKYLYPDRSLVFLDFNEELAQKIYAASDVFLMPSYFEPCGLGQLMAMRYGAVPIVRQTGGLKDTVIHYNPKTKKGTGFEFVDYAGYWLYKKIEEANNLYNHYPTDFKQIQLNAMSQDFAWEQSAKQYIQMYEMLI; the protein is encoded by the coding sequence TTGACTAAAAATAAAAAACAATTAAAATGTCTTTTTGTTTCCAGCGAAGTAGTTCCATTCGCAAAAACCGGAGGACTAGCCGATGTTGCCGGGGCATTACCCGCAGAGCTCATTACACTAGGTCTTGATGTACGAGTTGTACTACCATACTACAGAACAGTACATTTTAAATTACCAGAAGACCAACTTACACATGTCACTGGATATGATATTTCACTTGGATGGAGACATCAGTATGCCGATATTTTATATAAATCAACTGATGTTCCTACTTACTTTATAAAAAATGATCACTATTTTAACCGCGATGGTTTATACGGCTATGGTGATGACTGCGAACGATTTGCATTCTTTTGTAAGGTTGTAGCTGAATTGATCTGCAGAATCGATTTTGTACCAGATATAGTCCACTGCAACGATTGGCAAACTGGCCCTATTTCACTTTTAATAAAAGATAAATATTTCTGGGATTCAAAATATCAAAATATTAAATGTGTTTTTACTATTCACAACATGAAATATCAAGGTTTATTTGGCAGAGAAGCTCTTGATTTTCTAGAGCTCAATGACGGTTATGCCAACTCCGATAAACTAGAATTTAATGGCGGTTATAGTTTCATGAAAGCCGGGCTTTTATACGCAGACCATATCAATACAGTTAGCCCCACATATATGGAAGAACTCAAAACTCCAACATATGGTTGCGGTCTCGATAATTTGCTTCGCGAACAATTATACTGGAAATCTTCTGGCATTATAAACGGTATTGATACCAAGCGTTATAACCCTAAAACAGACCCTGCTCTATATTATAATTTTGATATAAATAGCTTAGAGCTCAAAGAAAAGAACAAAAAAATGTTTAAAAAACAGTATGGTCTCAAAGAAGATAATTCTATGCTAGTTTCTATCATTTCTAGGCTAACAGATCAAAAAGGCTTTGATCTCATGAAACACACAATTTTTGGTCAATGGGTTATGGATAAAATTATGGAGCTTGGCATCCAATTTGTAGTTCTTGGAACTGGCGATCAAGAATATGAAAATATGTTTAGACACTTCAAGTATTTATACCCAGATCGTTCTTTGGTATTTTTAGATTTTAATGAAGAACTCGCTCAAAAAATCTATGCGGCGTCTGACGTCTTCTTAATGCCTTCATATTTTGAACCTTGCGGGCTCGGCCAGCTTATGGCTATGAGATATGGCGCAGTACCTATTGTTAGACAAACAGGCGGTTTAAAAGATACTGTTATTCACTACAATCCAAAAACAAAGAAAGGTACAGGATTTGAATTTGTAGATTATGCTGGCTATTGGTTATACAAAAAAATCGAAGAAGCCAATAATTTATATAATCATTATCCAACTGACTTTAAACAAATTCAATTAAATGCAATGTCTCAAGATTTTGCTTGGGAACAATCTGCCAAACAATATATTCAAATGTATGAAATGCTAATATAA